In the Acropora muricata isolate sample 2 chromosome 10, ASM3666990v1, whole genome shotgun sequence genome, one interval contains:
- the LOC136931558 gene encoding piggyBac transposable element-derived protein 4-like, producing MAAASSSVCDPRNDRSGVNIHFVDEDELPLAHFVEHRVSEEEFYSDESGSSDEECDESTCDEDMDEEIVAEAQDWSDEINLREDVEFQEEVGINVNSENLRSCLDFFLLFFTAEVWTLLVEQTNLYAEQKRGHQESSVWYPVTIDEMKGWQVYKPQRQLAIDETLIKFKGKVHFRQYLPMKPGRFGIKAFTLAESSTGYLLNSKIYTGKEGTVVERDLGKKAVLCVMEPFLDKGYYVFMDNYYTSVALFEELEERKTLACGTVRSNRSGLPKEICGIQEKKVKQLKRGESLYRQKGNVTCVTWRDRKPVSVLATIPTSDADGSAIQHSVKVSGTWEKRDFARPGVIDKYNTYMGGVDLSDQRVVSYA from the exons atggcggcagCTTCTTCGTCGGTTTGCGACCCTAGAAATGATCGAAGCGGTGTAAATATTCATTTTGTCGATGAAGACGAGTTACCTTTGGCACATTTCGTGGAACACCGTGTCTCTGAGGAGGAATTTTACTCTGACGAGTCTGGATCCAGCGATGAAGAATGCGATGAATCGACATGTGACGAGGACATGGACGAGGAAATAGTTGCAGAAGCACAAGACTGGTCAGATGAGATAAATTTAAGGGAAGATGTAGAATTTCAAGAAGAGGTTGGAATAAATGTTAATTCTGAAAACTTGCGATCTTGTCTggatttctttttattattcttCACGGCTGAGGTATGGACACTCCTGGTAGAACAAACTAATTTATATGCAGAACAGAAAAGGGGGCATCAGGAATCTTCCGTGTGGTATCCGGTGACAATCGATGAAATGAAAGGTTGG caAGTGTATAAACCTCAGAGGCAGCTAGCCATTGATGAGACTTTGATCAAGTTCAAAGGAAAAGTTCACTTCAGGCAGTACCTTCCAATGAAGCCAGGACGATTTGGAATTAAGGCTTTTACACTCGCAGAATCCAGTACTGGctatttgttaaatagtaaGATTTACACTGGTAAGGAAGGAACTGTTGTCGAGAGAGACTTGGGCAAGAAAGCTGTCTTGTGTGTAATGGAACCATTCTTAGACAAGGGATACTATGTCTTCATGGACAATTATTATACATCGGTGGCATTATTTGAGGAACTTGAGGAAAGGAAAACTCTGGCGTGTGGGACAGTGAGGTCCAACAGATCAGGCCTACCAAAAGAAATCTGTGGGattcaagaaaagaaagtaaagcaACTTAAACGGGGGGAGAGTTTGTACAGACAGAAAGGAAATGTCACTTGCGTGACATGGCGTGACAGAAAACCCGTGAGTGTTTTGGCAACTATTCCCACAAGTGATGCCGATGGAAGTGCCATCCAGCACTCTGTAAAGGTCAGTGGAACTTGGGAAAAGAGGGACTTTGCTCGTCCAGGTGTTATTGACAAGTATAACACCTACATGGGTGGCGTAGACTTGTCTGATCAAAGGGTTGTTTCGTATGCATGA